The genomic interval TATATCTTTAGCATTCGTTAGAGCATTTGTATGTTTTTTAATAAATTTTTGGTCATCATCCCGTAAATTAGAAATTTATATTAATGTCTAGGCAATACAATTCTCTGTGATAAGAATAGGAGTTGCTGGCATACCTTTATCATGCAAAGACCGAACCAACAGGGACGGCATCATTTATACAAAAAATCTCGGCTTGTCGGCTATGGAAATCCAATTTGCCAGAGGATTTATTTCAGAGGAGGAGGCAAAGGAAATAAGAGATGTGGCAAATAAATGCGTTGTCGAGATGTTTATCCATTCCCCTTATTACATAAATCTCCTCGGAAATGAGAGAAATGTGGAGATGAGTAAAAATAAGATAAGAAAATCTGTCCGCCTTGCCAATGTGATGGGTGCAAAAGTCGTTACCATCCATACCGGATTTTACGGATCGCTGTCAAAAAAGAAGGCCATAATGAGATTTACCAAAAATATACGCTCGCTCAGGGATGAGTTTAAAAAAGACGGCATCGAGGTGCCCGTTGGTATTGAAACAATGGGTAAAAAGGAAGTGTTCGGCAGCCTAGAAGAAATTGTTGAAGTGTGCAAATGCGTCCGTGGGACAGTGCCCGTTCTTGACGCGGGACATATACATGCAAGAAGCAATGGTTGTCTAAAGGATAAGGAGGGCTTTCAGGAGGTGTTTGATAAAGTCAGCGGTTTGGAACTGGAGCATTACCTGATTCATATAACTGGAGTGAAATATAACAAAGACGGAGAAATGTATCATGTCCCCATAAGAAAGGGAGATATGCCCGTAATAAAGCTAATGGAATGTATAATCGATAACGGCTACAATGTTACAATCATCTCGGAGTCCCCCATACTTGAACATGATGCAGTATATTCTCAGATACTGCTTGATAGAGCAATGGAAATGTCAAAATGAATAATGAAATGCGTTTTGAAAAATCGGTTGCCTACATAAA from Candidatus Thermoplasmatota archaeon carries:
- a CDS encoding TIM barrel protein encodes the protein MIRIGVAGIPLSCKDRTNRDGIIYTKNLGLSAMEIQFARGFISEEEAKEIRDVANKCVVEMFIHSPYYINLLGNERNVEMSKNKIRKSVRLANVMGAKVVTIHTGFYGSLSKKKAIMRFTKNIRSLRDEFKKDGIEVPVGIETMGKKEVFGSLEEIVEVCKCVRGTVPVLDAGHIHARSNGCLKDKEGFQEVFDKVSGLELEHYLIHITGVKYNKDGEMYHVPIRKGDMPVIKLMECIIDNGYNVTIISESPILEHDAVYSQILLDRAMEMSK